The following coding sequences are from one Paenibacillus sp. JDR-2 window:
- a CDS encoding SCO family protein, with translation MAFLKKHSFKFAVLALCLAMGIYLFITNYSQSSGGSKMPVQMAAPSFELKDINGNEVSLDSTNGKARLVYFYWASCPDVCPPTTFMISEAEDQLREAGLLGTKAELISITFDPSHDTPDVIRDFATRNFAQLDEGGWDFLRGDDEEASIKLARDFGVSVKKDEASKSFIHMNVITLVDKKGQIRKWINGSDESLTPESLVSDLKQLAKE, from the coding sequence ATGGCATTTCTCAAAAAGCACAGCTTCAAATTCGCTGTACTGGCGCTTTGCTTGGCAATGGGCATTTATTTATTCATTACCAACTACTCGCAGTCGAGCGGCGGCAGTAAAATGCCCGTCCAAATGGCTGCTCCGTCATTTGAATTGAAAGATATTAACGGCAATGAGGTTTCGCTGGATTCCACAAACGGCAAAGCGAGACTGGTCTACTTCTATTGGGCAAGCTGTCCGGATGTATGTCCTCCAACAACGTTTATGATCTCCGAGGCAGAGGACCAACTCCGTGAAGCAGGGCTTCTCGGCACGAAAGCTGAGCTGATCTCGATTACTTTCGATCCGTCCCATGATACGCCCGATGTCATTCGGGACTTCGCAACACGCAACTTTGCGCAGCTGGATGAAGGGGGCTGGGACTTTTTGCGCGGCGATGACGAGGAAGCCTCGATCAAGCTGGCAAGAGATTTTGGCGTCAGCGTGAAGAAGGATGAGGCATCCAAGTCATTCATACATATGAATGTCATCACGCTCGTTGACAAGAAAGGCCAAATACGCAAATGGATTAACGGCAGCGATGAGTCACTTACGCCCGAGAGCTTGGTGTCGGATTTGAAGCAGCTCGCGAAGGAATAA
- the cyoE gene encoding heme o synthase, whose product MTREARFVLKDLIALTKPRLLRLNVFAAIGGFWVASKWDIDWLTLLWVVIGSAVTIGSACVINNYWDRELDQKMERTKDRALPTGRLQPGFVLGYGIVLGIIGLAILFVLVNPVTGWLGFLGWFVYIFIYTIWLKRTSTWSTSIGGISGAMPPVLGYCAVTNEVDMGAWLLFAFLFLWQPAHFWSLAIRRVEEYRTAGFPLLPVVKGIKRTKLQMIPYVVLLIPTCVLLYTYGYTGIVFLILSVIAGVVWAVHTLQGIKAENTEKWAKVNFLISVNYLMVVFIVMMANTVK is encoded by the coding sequence ATAACTCGGGAGGCTCGCTTCGTGTTGAAAGATTTAATTGCATTAACCAAACCACGGCTGCTCCGGCTTAATGTATTTGCCGCAATTGGCGGTTTCTGGGTCGCTTCCAAATGGGATATTGACTGGCTGACATTGCTGTGGGTCGTCATTGGCTCAGCGGTTACGATAGGCTCGGCTTGCGTCATTAATAACTATTGGGATCGAGAACTTGATCAGAAGATGGAGCGCACGAAAGACCGCGCATTGCCTACTGGCCGTCTGCAGCCTGGCTTTGTGCTGGGATACGGCATCGTTCTTGGCATAATCGGCCTTGCGATATTGTTTGTTCTGGTAAATCCGGTTACGGGCTGGCTTGGTTTTCTGGGCTGGTTTGTTTATATCTTCATCTATACAATCTGGTTAAAACGCACGTCTACCTGGAGCACGTCGATCGGCGGTATTTCCGGGGCAATGCCTCCGGTGCTTGGCTATTGCGCGGTGACGAACGAAGTGGATATGGGAGCATGGCTTCTGTTTGCTTTCTTGTTCCTGTGGCAGCCGGCGCATTTCTGGTCGCTTGCGATTCGCCGGGTCGAGGAATACCGCACAGCCGGTTTTCCGCTGCTTCCGGTTGTGAAAGGGATTAAACGGACGAAGCTGCAAATGATTCCGTATGTTGTCCTTCTGATTCCAACCTGCGTACTGCTATATACCTACGGATATACGGGCATCGTGTTCCTGATCCTGTCTGTGATCGCCGGGGTTGTTTGGGCTGTTCATACGCTTCAGGGCATAAAAGCGGAAAATACCGAGAAATGGGCGAAGGTTAACTTCCTTATTTCCGTTAACTATTTAATGGTTGTCTTTATTGTAATGATGGCAAATACCGTGAAGTAA
- the gerQ gene encoding spore coat protein GerQ → MSYGYGYKNGVSPASTGGYGGVSPFAGGGYGGFPTGVSPAATMPNMAMPMPMPMPVMPQTGTLGAQSLPMVPNGSVVTPAGGNIVAVPVVEESYVENILRLNRGKMATFYMTYENNREWNAKVFRGIIEAAGRDHIIISDPSTGMRYLLLTLNLDYVTFEGEIAYEYPFQGGTITNTTPLASREG, encoded by the coding sequence ATGTCTTACGGTTATGGTTACAAAAATGGAGTAAGTCCGGCTAGCACAGGCGGATATGGCGGCGTCAGCCCATTTGCAGGCGGTGGTTACGGTGGCTTCCCTACTGGCGTGTCTCCTGCGGCAACAATGCCCAACATGGCAATGCCAATGCCAATGCCGATGCCAGTTATGCCGCAAACAGGTACATTGGGCGCACAATCGCTTCCGATGGTACCAAACGGTTCAGTTGTTACCCCTGCAGGCGGAAACATTGTTGCCGTTCCGGTTGTTGAAGAATCTTACGTAGAGAACATCTTGCGTCTTAACCGCGGTAAAATGGCTACCTTCTACATGACTTACGAGAACAACCGCGAATGGAACGCTAAAGTATTCCGCGGCATTATTGAAGCAGCCGGCCGCGACCATATTATTATTAGCGATCCTTCTACAGGCATGCGTTACCTGCTGCTCACTTTGAACTTGGATTATGTAACGTTTGAAGGCGAAATCGCGTATGAGTACCCGTTCCAAGGCGGAACAATTACGAATACGACACCGCTTGCGAGCCGCGAAGGCTAA
- a CDS encoding metal-dependent hydrolase, protein MDTGTHLVMGIGLAGLACIDPVVANNSSIFTAVLVGTIIGSQAPDFDTFLRLKGNASYIRNHRGISHSLPAIAIWTILITGLLQLIFRGNLPWLHVGSWVLLAVCLHVFSDLFNAYGTQAMRPFTEKWISWNIIHIFDPVIFTTHVIAILIWAFGIASPVAIFPVLYLFTIIYYTWRTLAHRSTLRRLHSLDPEPDGTQTYIAIPTISLSNWNIVKRASDGSFVIGDLRGNKLRWLDNVRCSDHPAVAKSRNDNAIRSFLYFTKFACAEVKEHPWGFEVRWSDVRYRHRKQYPFVAVLLMNKEYETVGSYVGWLSDDRLMKRLRMNSY, encoded by the coding sequence GTGGACACAGGAACGCATCTTGTCATGGGTATCGGACTCGCCGGACTGGCCTGTATCGATCCCGTTGTCGCCAACAACTCATCCATCTTCACCGCTGTCTTGGTCGGAACCATAATCGGCTCGCAGGCTCCGGACTTTGACACCTTTCTGAGGCTTAAAGGAAATGCCAGCTATATCCGGAATCACCGCGGCATCTCGCATTCCTTGCCGGCTATCGCAATTTGGACAATCCTGATTACAGGACTGCTCCAATTGATATTCCGGGGGAATCTCCCCTGGCTGCACGTCGGATCATGGGTGCTGCTTGCCGTTTGCCTTCATGTATTTTCAGATTTGTTCAATGCTTACGGAACCCAAGCCATGCGGCCTTTTACGGAGAAATGGATATCATGGAATATCATCCATATCTTTGATCCGGTCATCTTCACTACCCATGTCATTGCGATATTGATTTGGGCGTTTGGCATCGCTAGTCCCGTTGCCATCTTTCCGGTTTTGTACCTGTTTACCATTATCTATTATACATGGCGGACGCTGGCTCACAGAAGTACGCTTCGCAGGCTCCATTCTTTGGACCCTGAACCGGACGGGACACAAACCTATATAGCCATTCCAACGATCTCGCTGTCGAATTGGAATATCGTCAAGCGTGCGTCAGACGGCAGCTTTGTTATCGGGGATCTTCGCGGCAACAAGCTTAGATGGCTGGATAATGTCCGCTGCTCCGATCATCCTGCCGTTGCTAAATCCAGAAACGACAATGCGATTCGCAGCTTTTTGTATTTCACCAAATTTGCTTGCGCCGAAGTGAAGGAGCATCCTTGGGGATTTGAAGTCCGCTGGTCGGATGTCCGGTACCGGCACCGCAAGCAATATCCGTTTGTTGCCGTGCTGCTTATGAACAAGGAATATGAAACGGTTGGTTCGTATGTCGGTTGGTTAAGCGATGACCGCTTAATGAAGCGGCTGCGTATGAACTCTTATTAA
- a CDS encoding alpha/beta-type small acid-soluble spore protein, translated as MASNKSSNQLVVPQAQAALNQMKMEAASELGVQIPADGYYGNVTSRDAGSLGGYITKKLVQIAEQQLSGGSFR; from the coding sequence ATGGCTAGCAACAAATCGAGCAATCAATTGGTGGTTCCACAAGCACAAGCAGCTCTTAACCAAATGAAAATGGAAGCAGCTTCGGAGCTTGGCGTACAAATCCCAGCGGACGGTTACTACGGTAACGTCACATCTCGCGATGCAGGTTCCCTGGGCGGATATATCACAAAGAAACTTGTCCAAATCGCTGAACAACAATTGTCCGGCGGCAGCTTCCGCTAA
- a CDS encoding DUF5325 family protein gives MSKPLSLFFAIVSVLLMCATAISISFNAWLAILFAILTLCMIGGGFVAKARIRRRNENKG, from the coding sequence TTGTCAAAACCACTATCTTTGTTCTTCGCCATCGTCTCTGTTCTGCTTATGTGCGCTACTGCGATCTCGATATCTTTTAACGCTTGGCTGGCCATATTGTTTGCCATTCTCACTCTGTGCATGATTGGCGGAGGTTTTGTGGCAAAAGCAAGAATCCGGCGCAGAAACGAAAATAAAGGCTGA
- the trpS gene encoding tryptophan--tRNA ligase has protein sequence MKKVLSGIQPSGQLTLGNYIGAMQNFVKLQETEECFFMIVDLHAITVPQEPAMFREQIESVAALFIAAGLDPAKANIFVQSHVRAHAELGWIMTTLTGMGELERMTQFKDKSAGKDSVGAGLFVYPSLMAADILVYNADLVPVGDDQKQHLELTRDLASRFNSRFGEFFTVPEPYIPKVGARIMSLDDASKKMSKSNPNAGSYIALLDEPSVIRKKISRATTDSGREVKYDPANKPEISNLISIYSHCANMTIAEVEARYEGQGYGPFKKDLAEQVVNILEPLQQKYKAIRESGEIHAILKQGAERASEIADRTLADVKEKMGFLAPRG, from the coding sequence ATGAAAAAGGTACTTTCAGGTATTCAGCCGAGCGGACAGCTTACGCTTGGCAACTATATCGGAGCGATGCAAAACTTTGTGAAGCTGCAGGAAACGGAAGAATGCTTCTTTATGATCGTGGATCTTCATGCGATTACCGTACCGCAGGAGCCGGCTATGTTCCGTGAGCAGATCGAATCGGTTGCGGCATTGTTTATCGCTGCGGGCCTTGACCCGGCTAAAGCAAACATCTTCGTGCAATCCCATGTGCGTGCGCATGCCGAGCTGGGATGGATTATGACCACCCTTACCGGTATGGGCGAGCTTGAGCGCATGACGCAATTCAAAGACAAGTCTGCCGGCAAAGATTCGGTTGGCGCGGGGTTGTTTGTTTATCCTTCGCTCATGGCCGCGGACATTCTTGTGTACAATGCAGACCTTGTACCGGTAGGCGATGACCAAAAGCAGCATCTGGAGCTTACCCGCGACCTGGCAAGCCGCTTCAATTCCAGATTCGGTGAATTCTTCACGGTTCCGGAGCCTTATATCCCGAAGGTTGGCGCAAGAATCATGTCGCTTGACGATGCTAGCAAAAAGATGAGCAAGAGCAATCCGAATGCCGGCAGCTATATTGCCCTTCTTGACGAGCCAAGCGTCATCCGCAAAAAAATCAGCCGAGCCACAACGGACTCCGGCCGCGAAGTGAAATATGATCCGGCGAACAAACCGGAGATCAGCAACTTGATCAGCATTTACTCGCATTGCGCGAACATGACAATCGCCGAGGTAGAAGCCCGTTATGAAGGGCAAGGCTACGGACCGTTCAAGAAGGATCTGGCCGAGCAGGTCGTAAATATCCTCGAGCCGCTGCAGCAGAAGTATAAAGCAATCCGCGAATCGGGCGAGATTCATGCGATCCTCAAGCAAGGCGCAGAACGCGCATCGGAGATTGCAGACCGCACGCTTGCGGATGTTAAAGAAAAAATGGGCTTCCTTGCACCGCGAGGATAA
- a CDS encoding permease — MLNMLFRFGTPLLGIGCLVMVCLILAGQPWSLALLESDGAQEFKIVFLSIILEAFPFILLGVIFSALLQVFVTDEMVRKLTPKHHMVGILFGALLGLVFPLCECGMIPVVRRLIRKGMPAYIGIVYLLAGPIINPIVFTSTYAAFRSEPQMAYDRLIIAFIVTVIVGLLLHRFMKDSPLKESSANISAHRHEHNHDNDRNCDHEHHNHQTHEHSSNPVKKSWRLSATLSHASDEFFDMGKYLIFGALLTAVIQSFIDRQAFEAVADQPVLSYIFMMGLAFLLSICSTSDAFIAASFGGMFDHGPLLAFLVFGPMIDLKNTMMMLSAFRARIVLSITLLTFALVLASVWLLEVLR, encoded by the coding sequence ATGCTGAACATGTTATTCCGATTTGGGACCCCGCTGCTGGGTATCGGATGTCTTGTAATGGTTTGCCTAATATTAGCGGGTCAACCCTGGTCCCTTGCCCTTCTCGAGTCCGATGGCGCGCAAGAGTTTAAAATTGTATTTTTAAGCATTATATTAGAAGCTTTTCCGTTCATCCTGCTTGGCGTTATTTTCTCTGCCTTGCTTCAGGTATTCGTGACCGACGAGATGGTCCGGAAGCTGACGCCTAAGCATCACATGGTCGGCATTCTTTTCGGCGCGCTGCTTGGTCTTGTGTTTCCGTTATGCGAGTGCGGGATGATTCCCGTCGTGCGGCGCTTAATCCGGAAAGGCATGCCTGCTTATATCGGGATTGTGTATTTGCTTGCAGGACCCATTATTAACCCGATTGTCTTTACTTCTACTTATGCCGCTTTCCGCTCGGAACCGCAAATGGCCTACGACCGCCTTATCATCGCCTTTATCGTTACCGTTATTGTCGGCCTTCTCCTTCACCGGTTCATGAAAGACAGCCCTCTGAAAGAATCATCCGCCAACATCTCTGCGCATCGCCATGAGCATAACCATGACAATGACCGCAATTGCGACCATGAGCATCATAATCACCAGACACACGAACATTCTTCCAACCCGGTTAAAAAAAGCTGGCGACTGTCGGCAACGCTTAGCCATGCTTCGGACGAGTTTTTTGATATGGGAAAATATTTGATCTTTGGCGCACTGCTCACGGCCGTTATCCAGTCCTTTATTGACCGTCAGGCATTTGAGGCCGTTGCGGACCAGCCCGTTCTCTCCTATATATTCATGATGGGGCTTGCCTTCCTGTTGTCGATCTGCTCGACCTCGGATGCTTTTATCGCCGCATCGTTTGGGGGGATGTTTGATCATGGCCCGCTGCTTGCTTTTCTTGTGTTCGGCCCTATGATTGATTTGAAAAATACGATGATGATGCTGTCCGCATTCCGTGCGCGGATCGTTCTTTCGATTACGCTGTTGACCTTTGCTCTTGTTCTGGCCAGCGTATGGCTGCTGGAGGTGCTGAGATGA
- a CDS encoding DUF1980 domain-containing protein, with product MNHNWIRAGFLAGFAFLIIYLDRLGQLPLYVAPRIELYVKLSAIVLNAAAIHQAMLAMQRKPHADCEECGHDHSHHDHDHDRDHDHDHDHDHDHDHSMSPLKSLIVYGLFLLPLLLGFLLPAAAQEHEVNSGGIPHLHSGSHEVK from the coding sequence ATGAATCATAACTGGATACGGGCAGGCTTCCTGGCGGGGTTTGCCTTCCTCATCATTTACCTCGACCGTTTAGGCCAGCTGCCGCTGTATGTAGCCCCCCGGATCGAGCTGTATGTCAAGCTGTCGGCAATCGTCCTGAACGCCGCCGCCATCCACCAAGCCATGCTGGCCATGCAGCGTAAGCCCCATGCGGATTGCGAGGAATGCGGCCATGATCATTCCCATCATGACCATGACCATGACCGCGACCACGACCACGACCACGACCACGACCACGACCACGACCATTCCATGTCTCCTCTAAAAAGCCTTATAGTCTACGGATTGTTCCTTCTCCCGTTATTGCTTGGCTTCCTGCTCCCTGCGGCTGCGCAGGAACACGAAGTCAACAGCGGCGGAATTCCCCATCTGCATTCCGGAAGCCATGAGGTTAAATAG
- a CDS encoding methyl-accepting chemotaxis protein, with amino-acid sequence MSQWYYSLSVRSKLMTSIYFNLVLVAIALNLVILFSGGSILAGLIVTVVLAILAYPTVGFIEKALNSSFEEMSNAAFRISKGDFTQRIDTAANASLGEVGHAFNSMVDKLRDILTETSNITRHVSETSRNIFDKNNHIQIAMEQVAASSNELATGANEISEDVADMSESIAEIEKKVANYAHATKEMNERSEFTLGLVDKGRGALEAQSEGMRRNVEATEKVSETITDLARKAQGITAMTTAISDIAEQTNLLSLNASIEAARAGEHGRGFAVVAQEVRKLAEEATVSTKEVFSLVKSIDQGIKQTINHMKVNEEVVKIQTERIRESEMVFAEIVQSVQFITQQIAAFASESDQMLESARKISDAIQNISAITEESAAGTQQVSASMNEQISSVQGVVQETERMLNMSTQLQRTIQVFKMK; translated from the coding sequence ATGAGCCAATGGTACTATTCCTTATCCGTTAGAAGTAAGCTGATGACCTCCATTTATTTTAATTTGGTCCTAGTTGCAATCGCGCTGAACCTGGTAATTTTATTCAGTGGGGGCTCCATCCTGGCCGGCCTTATCGTAACGGTGGTACTGGCGATTCTCGCTTACCCGACTGTCGGCTTTATAGAGAAGGCGTTAAACTCCTCCTTTGAAGAGATGTCAAACGCGGCGTTCCGGATCTCCAAAGGCGATTTTACGCAACGAATCGATACGGCAGCAAATGCGTCGCTTGGCGAAGTGGGCCATGCTTTTAACAGCATGGTGGACAAGCTGCGTGATATTTTGACCGAAACCTCCAATATTACAAGGCATGTATCCGAAACAAGCCGCAATATTTTTGATAAAAACAACCATATTCAGATCGCAATGGAGCAAGTTGCCGCCTCTTCCAACGAGCTGGCTACGGGCGCTAACGAAATTTCCGAGGATGTTGCGGACATGAGCGAATCCATTGCCGAGATCGAGAAAAAGGTCGCGAATTATGCCCATGCGACAAAAGAGATGAACGAACGCTCCGAGTTCACCTTGGGTCTCGTAGACAAAGGACGAGGAGCGCTGGAAGCGCAATCCGAAGGGATGCGCCGCAACGTGGAAGCTACCGAGAAGGTATCCGAGACGATTACCGATCTGGCCCGCAAGGCGCAGGGCATTACGGCAATGACTACGGCAATTTCCGATATCGCCGAGCAGACCAACCTGCTCTCGCTTAATGCCTCCATCGAGGCTGCACGCGCCGGAGAACACGGCCGCGGCTTTGCGGTAGTCGCTCAAGAGGTTCGCAAGCTTGCCGAAGAAGCTACGGTTTCGACGAAAGAAGTATTCAGTCTTGTGAAGAGTATCGATCAAGGCATTAAACAAACGATCAATCATATGAAAGTAAATGAAGAAGTCGTTAAAATTCAGACTGAGCGGATCCGCGAATCCGAGATGGTCTTTGCCGAGATCGTTCAAAGCGTTCAATTCATTACGCAGCAGATTGCGGCATTCGCAAGCGAAAGCGATCAAATGCTGGAGAGCGCACGCAAAATTTCTGACGCCATCCAAAATATTTCCGCAATTACGGAGGAATCCGCAGCTGGTACCCAGCAGGTATCCGCCTCCATGAACGAGCAGATTTCCTCCGTCCAAGGTGTTGTTCAAGAGACGGAGCGAATGCTCAATATGTCTACCCAGCTTCAACGTACAATTCAAGTGTTCAAGATGAAATGA
- a CDS encoding polysaccharide deacetylase family protein, producing MKGMPTLYGSYKRWLALLLTIVLLLASVEQAYASAPAKQKKKKTADMSWVKMHKQFPNTFILSGPRNAKRIALTFDDAPDPRFTPQILDVLASYDICATFFVVGSRAVKHPALVRRIHREGHTVGNHSYNHAVLSQLNSREFHTQIWRTDAIVSNIIGYHPRFIRPPYGEMRPDQVAWSGKSGYTVVNWDVDSVDWRNNPNSSIVLHNIKKTLQPGSIVLQHAGGGYGQDLSGTIEALPVLITQLRKKGYKFVTLPELLNKSADKMK from the coding sequence ATGAAGGGAATGCCGACTCTGTACGGCAGTTACAAACGATGGCTTGCTTTGCTGCTTACCATCGTCTTGCTGCTTGCTTCCGTAGAGCAAGCCTATGCTTCTGCACCCGCAAAGCAAAAAAAGAAAAAAACGGCGGATATGTCCTGGGTAAAGATGCATAAGCAGTTTCCTAATACGTTTATCCTGAGCGGTCCAAGAAACGCCAAGCGAATAGCCCTTACTTTTGATGATGCGCCTGACCCGAGGTTTACTCCTCAAATTCTGGATGTACTCGCCAGCTACGATATTTGCGCGACCTTTTTTGTTGTTGGCTCCCGCGCAGTCAAGCATCCTGCTTTAGTCCGGCGTATTCATCGCGAAGGGCATACCGTAGGAAATCATTCTTACAATCACGCCGTCCTGTCACAGCTTAATTCCCGGGAATTTCATACCCAGATCTGGCGAACGGATGCGATCGTAAGCAATATCATCGGGTATCACCCCCGTTTTATACGTCCTCCATACGGAGAAATGCGCCCGGATCAAGTGGCATGGTCGGGCAAAAGCGGATATACCGTCGTTAATTGGGATGTAGACTCCGTCGATTGGCGCAACAATCCGAACAGCAGCATTGTTTTGCACAATATTAAGAAGACCCTGCAGCCGGGATCCATCGTCCTGCAGCATGCAGGAGGCGGGTATGGACAGGATCTGTCCGGAACAATCGAGGCTCTGCCAGTTCTAATCACCCAGCTGAGGAAAAAGGGTTACAAGTTTGTCACGCTTCCTGAACTGCTGAACAAATCCGCCGATAAAATGAAATAA
- a CDS encoding 3D domain-containing protein, giving the protein MKKASMMTTAVLGLSLIFATGSVHAASKSHTAVEGDTFWKLSQKYSVSVDKLMKANAKIDPMNIYAGLKIVIPTTTTATTAKTTTTTAKAAAAKAATVTAQSVTDKAGTIHTFSKQLSIQATAYSGDASENGGWAGLDYFGNKLKVGTVAVDPKVIPLGTKLYITGYNSDGLPTGGMIATASDVGGAIKGNRIDIYLPGTPAEVNNFGIQNVKVYVLK; this is encoded by the coding sequence ATGAAGAAAGCTTCTATGATGACAACGGCGGTACTTGGCTTATCTCTTATTTTTGCCACAGGATCGGTTCATGCGGCCAGTAAATCACATACGGCGGTTGAGGGCGATACATTCTGGAAGCTCTCGCAGAAATATAGCGTGTCGGTTGATAAACTCATGAAAGCGAATGCAAAAATCGATCCGATGAATATTTACGCTGGTCTTAAGATCGTTATCCCGACAACAACAACGGCTACAACAGCAAAAACGACTACAACAACTGCCAAGGCAGCAGCTGCAAAAGCTGCTACGGTTACAGCCCAAAGCGTTACAGACAAAGCGGGCACGATCCATACGTTCAGCAAGCAGCTGTCAATCCAAGCAACGGCGTACAGCGGCGATGCTTCCGAGAACGGCGGCTGGGCAGGCCTGGACTACTTCGGCAATAAGCTGAAGGTAGGCACGGTTGCGGTTGACCCTAAGGTTATTCCGCTTGGCACAAAGCTTTACATTACGGGCTATAACTCCGATGGCCTTCCAACTGGCGGGATGATTGCGACTGCGTCCGATGTTGGCGGCGCGATTAAAGGCAATCGTATCGATATTTATTTGCCGGGCACGCCTGCAGAGGTAAACAATTTCGGCATTCAAAACGTAAAGGTATACGTTCTGAAGTAA
- a CDS encoding CAP domain-containing protein translates to MKMQTLRVGVTSLAAAALISIGVTTPTAGAAPAVKTYSTNCNNVSMDTINQIAQQYGIDLSKITFGGITIKLPTEVTQPSTGTGNTTTPTTPSTGTGNTTKPTTPSTGTGNTTKPTTPTKPTTPSTGTGNTGNTTKPTTPSTGTGNTGSNTGSGTVSQSEFASQVVTLVNKERANAGLKALTSDALLTKVATAKAQDMYQNNYFDHNSPTYGSPFDMMKSFGVTYNYAGENIAMGQKSPTEVMTAWMNSAGHRANILNANYTKIGVAYVNGEWVQEFTG, encoded by the coding sequence ATGAAGATGCAAACATTACGAGTGGGTGTCACTAGCTTAGCAGCAGCAGCTTTGATCAGCATAGGTGTAACGACTCCAACTGCAGGTGCAGCACCAGCTGTGAAGACGTACTCCACGAATTGCAATAATGTTTCGATGGATACAATTAATCAAATCGCTCAGCAATACGGTATCGATTTGAGCAAAATCACTTTCGGCGGCATTACAATTAAATTGCCTACGGAAGTAACGCAGCCAAGCACGGGTACTGGCAACACAACAACGCCGACAACACCAAGCACAGGAACTGGCAACACTACTAAGCCAACAACACCAAGCACAGGAACTGGCAACACTACTAAGCCTACTACACCAACTAAGCCAACAACACCAAGCACGGGTACTGGCAACACAGGCAACACTACTAAGCCAACAACACCAAGCACGGGTACTGGTAACACTGGAAGCAACACAGGCAGCGGTACAGTATCGCAAAGCGAGTTCGCATCCCAAGTTGTGACGCTTGTTAACAAAGAGCGCGCTAATGCCGGTCTGAAGGCTTTGACATCTGACGCTCTTCTGACTAAAGTGGCTACGGCAAAAGCGCAAGACATGTACCAAAACAACTACTTTGACCACAACTCTCCAACTTACGGTTCGCCGTTTGACATGATGAAATCGTTTGGCGTGACTTACAACTATGCTGGCGAGAACATCGCGATGGGTCAAAAATCGCCAACCGAAGTTATGACTGCTTGGATGAACAGTGCCGGTCACCGCGCTAACATTCTGAACGCAAACTACACGAAAATCGGCGTAGCTTACGTGAATGGCGAGTGGGTACAAGAATTCACAGGCTAA
- a CDS encoding Gfo/Idh/MocA family protein yields the protein MNKVRVAVIGCGSISKHRHIPEYVGNENVELVAFVDPVIERAEEYAAKHGGKAYADYETMLAEVKPDAVSVCTPNYLHASMSIAAANAGAHVLVEKPMAVTDEEAAAMVEAAAKNGVKLMVGHNQRLMPPHVKAKQILESGVLGRVLTFRTSFGHPGPDGWSIDGAGSWFFRKPEAIMGAMGDLGVHKSDLIRYLLNDEVSEVAAFIGTIDKAGDVDDNANVVVRMQSGAIGSLVASWTYYKGEDNSTVLWCEKGVMKIGTHPEDQVIVELRDGSVEKHKVGEISTNTKQLSSGVVDAFIDSIVNDTVPAIPGEEGRKSLQVILSAFESQATGQFIKVN from the coding sequence ATGAACAAAGTAAGAGTAGCAGTAATCGGTTGCGGTTCCATCTCCAAACACCGTCATATTCCTGAATATGTAGGCAATGAGAATGTTGAACTGGTTGCATTCGTTGATCCGGTAATCGAGCGTGCGGAAGAATATGCTGCTAAACATGGCGGCAAGGCTTATGCCGATTATGAGACTATGCTGGCTGAAGTAAAGCCGGATGCGGTAAGCGTATGTACCCCTAACTACCTGCATGCTTCCATGTCGATTGCGGCAGCTAACGCTGGCGCGCATGTCCTGGTTGAGAAGCCAATGGCTGTAACGGACGAAGAAGCAGCTGCAATGGTCGAAGCTGCAGCGAAAAACGGCGTGAAGCTGATGGTGGGACATAACCAACGTCTGATGCCTCCACACGTAAAAGCTAAACAAATTCTTGAATCCGGCGTTCTTGGCCGCGTTCTGACTTTCCGTACATCGTTTGGCCATCCTGGTCCGGACGGCTGGAGCATCGACGGTGCGGGAAGCTGGTTCTTCCGCAAGCCTGAAGCTATTATGGGCGCAATGGGTGACCTGGGCGTGCACAAATCCGACCTAATCCGTTACCTGCTTAACGATGAAGTATCCGAAGTTGCCGCATTTATCGGTACAATCGACAAAGCTGGCGATGTAGACGACAACGCAAACGTTGTTGTACGCATGCAAAGCGGCGCTATCGGTTCCCTGGTTGCAAGCTGGACGTACTACAAAGGCGAAGACAACAGCACGGTTCTGTGGTGCGAAAAAGGCGTTATGAAGATCGGCACTCATCCTGAAGATCAAGTTATCGTTGAGCTTCGCGACGGTTCCGTTGAAAAGCATAAAGTCGGCGAAATCTCCACAAACACGAAACAGCTGTCCAGCGGCGTAGTAGATGCATTCATCGATTCGATCGTTAACGACACTGTACCGGCTATCCCGGGCGAAGAAGGACGCAAATCGCTTCAAGTTATCCTGAGCGCATTTGAATCCCAAGCTACAGGTCAATTCATCAAAGTAAACTAA